The genome window TACACTTCAGCTTTCCAAGATAGAGCCTAAAATAGCGTGACTGAATTTAACCCAGAATTTAAGAAATAATCAGAAAAAGTACACTTCACCGACTACATCCGTCATATATgaggaaatacattttcagtgtaCTTTCTCACAATATCCTCCGTTTTGCTTCCTGTTACTGTGGCAAGAAATAATTTCACCCATTCATTCCATTCCATAATTCAAAAATAAGAGATGCTTGAGCAGCCTAATGTCCTTCCACACCATGATGTATACAACTTGACAGGTTATGCTCACAAGGCAATTAATTCAAATGATGAAAGCATTAAGCAGCAAATACAGTGCTTGTTTTCATACTAACACACAGGAGGTATGTGAATTTTGGATCCTTCTGCATTTGTCAGAGCTATTTAAGGAaaattgttttttcctcattaaaggGATATTTTGGATTTATTGACACTAGATGGTACGAGTTCTTCATCGCCTGTGGCAACTGCTCGTGGTCTGGGATCTGGTTccacagaaagacaggaagaggtCCTAATCTAATCAGATTATTTATATAGAGGGGGCACTCTatcatattttgtgtttcagtCACAAGGACAAatgtcaccatcaccatcaccatcctGCATACCATGTACAATGGTGGAGGGACATAAAAACAGATCTTTTACGTCCATAATGCTTACTGAGAAATGCTATTATTTATTAACTTGGCTCTGTGAAACCATCACCTGGTGCAGTTTGATAAAGGTGTGCAAATTATCAGTCGCAACTTGCAGCAACACCCAAATCATGAGAACAGTATTCTGTCAGCACATTTGGTCCAAGCACAAGTGCAGTCCCAGCACTGTTCCCATGGTTACCACACCACACGTTGTTGTcaagttgtttttgtctgcactGGATGATATACTGGCCTTGATTGAATTatctctgtatttctttttttttttttttaaagatcttttttgggcatttctgctttattagatgacagtcacagtggagagagaggggatgacatggcCCTTGGTATTATGTGGGACACGCTCTACATGGTGAGCCTCCATTCTGGTTCCTCACCTGAGGAAGTAGAAAGCTTTGGCCAGGCGTCCCAGAACCCTGTCGTCCCCCACAGCGACGATCCTGGCCGTGAAGCATCTCTGCTGCTTGAAGGGCGTCTGCATCCCGCTGCTCCCCGCCCGTCTCTGCAAAGTCgcccctcttccccctcctctgtttccaacccctccacccccaatGCTCCCATGGTCCTCCAGGGTTTCCTGCATCAGCGCCATGCTGTCTTTCGCAGTCGGTCTCATCTTGATGCCTCCACGCCGAGACAGCCTCATTGTGTCTTGCTCACTGCGAGAGGGAGGAAGTTTGTAAGTGGCGCTAAAAATATTGCTCAGTGCTGATCATTTACAACACTGGAAGTATTGTAAAGTAAAAGAGGTGATGCAAAAATGCTCATTAATGTGTTGAAATCTTTGAAGACAAAACAGCAAAGAGataatgttatgttttcttttggttttaccctaaccctaaaaaaaaaaaaatcacaaaaaaacaaaacaaaacaataaaagcttGCAGTTAAAAAGCCCCAACACAAACATGGATATACCACATTGGATTTGATTTAAACACACAGTTAAATTGCAGGTATTAGATTTACTTTTTGTGGTGCTCCCCTGATGATCCCATGCTAGAGGATTCAAGGGATGATGTTGGGGAGGAGTCACCGCCCGGGGGTAGATCCCTTTCGATGCCGCTGTCGTTGGACATGACAGAGAGCCGAGGCATGTCGCATGGCGTCAGGTCGCTGGGCAGGTCACACAGATCAAAGTCCTCCTGGTCTTGGCTGACGGAGAAATGATCTGACACGGAGCTGGAGCGAAAACACTTGGCCAGCTCCCTCCCTGTGAAGAGCACcaatgatcatttatttttattttttttttattaactctTTTTATTAATAGTTTTGTCatgtttcaaacagaaaatttctcagtttgtttCAAACTGTGCAGAGGCAAACAAGatatataaaatacagaaaagagagaatagaaaaaaatacatgtatgtacatacccccccccccaaaaaaaaaaaaaaaaaaaagaaagaaaagaaaaagaaaaaaaaacagaaaaagatcaGGAGTTGACTATATGGGTATATATACTCATTATTTAGCCATATATGGAAATATATAGTatgtacccccccccccccccaaaaaaaaaaagacacttaaggaaaaaaaaaatgaacaaatgataatactaataacaaagtgcaaaaaaagaaaaaagaaaaaaaagaaaaagaataaataaataaatttatagcttaatttatttattaccaaTGATCATTTACATGTAAAGTCAACACTCACAGTATCAGGGCTGTGTTTATTCACTGGGAATTGAAATGACAAACTCATGGCCACTCAGACATAAGCTAAGatttctcctctcatctttaGCTGCTTGGTTGTTTATGGAGCTGCAGCGCACAGCACACATTTGGCTCACGTTTCCCCTGTTGGTTTAATGTAGCTGAGCAGAGGGAAACTCGGTATGTAGTACAAAGTATGACTTATCCATGGCCCTCATCTGTAAAATCCATCCACAGTCCTATAGACCCGCTTGTGATCCCTCAGGATTCAATGTTTGCTTAATTTTCAACACTTCCGGCAGTGCACAGACCATAAGCCTTGTGCTTCACAGTGAACTGTGTGCTGTATGACACAGTAATTTTATTTACAAGGCTAAAGCCccagacaggacagagaaaacCCTTTTTTCTTGTGAATCACATGGGTCATCACACTACTGTACCAGAGGTTTCACCGATTACAGGAAAACTGGAGATTTACAGCTCCACTGTAACCGACTGATTCTGTCCTGAGGTTAAAAGTCATACTGTACACATGACTCAATCACCCGCAGCAAGGCTACTGTTCCAGTTCATATGATGTCAGTTTGGTTCACTGTAACTCTGagaagaaactgttttttttttctttcttttcttttaatggAGTCAGTTTATGATGAAGACCTGCCTCTTTGATTCTGAGAAACATACCACACAATCTGCTATTTACAATCAAAATACACCGCAGAGCAACGTGATGAACCAAGGGATTTGTCAGCTGTTAGAGGTGttagataatgtttttttccctttcatgttttatatttcagttcAACTCAACTTGCTTTCATTTTGCATCtcagttttgtttcagtttggttttgcTTTGTTCAGTTTGTCCTAATTCAGCTGAGTAGATTAGTAGTAATAACCTCCTCTAGACTATAACTAGCCCTCCTCCCCAGAGTGTCCGCCGCCACTCACAGATATCTTGATCCTCTGTCCACAGGTGGAAGCTCATCTCTGGGTTGGGAAGAGGGCTGTCACACAGTGCTCCACAAGACAATGgatctgcaacacacacacacacacacacacacacatgcacacacacaacggaagagagcgagaggaagagaCCAAAAATGTCACAATAACACTAAAAACAGCCcccctcacttcctctctctgaaCACCCCTGTCGATCCCTTCAgcctcacagctgggatgaaGGGAGAGCGTGTCCATCGGATGGATAGCTGTTGTGATAATAGTACGAAGAAGTGTGGACGTCATGGAAATAGATATCCGGAAAAATACAGGACAGCTGACTCGGCCATGAAAGAAAATAGTAGAAAAGAAAAGGGGTCACATGTTTGATCCCAGCATCAAACATGTGCTGTGTCCTGCAAATGTGAACACAGCCAGTGTGTCCAACACCAGCCAAGTGTCCTCCAGCGAGACTTTGAACTCCTACCAGTTGAGTCAGTAATTTAGTCAGCTCCACCAGTGTTGTTCAAGTTCTGCTGGCTACAAACAAAATGATCTAGTTTTGCTTTTTCCATAAACAACTTTACTTATACCATCTATAATAACTGTAGTATCTACATTAGGTCGAGCTTTGATAGCATTGTtggttttgttcatgtttgcagATTTTGGAGTCATTTAACTTTCTTTGATATGCACTACAATGTTTTTACAGCATGCTTTTGGTGGCATGGTGATAAATAGATATGCTAGGCAAAATGgtatgtatatacatttatatctGCTGCATAATGCAACATAACAACAGATGTTAAATGTTACTTAAGaatgttacagttttttatcattatttctgGATCCAGCCACTGATGTTTAGTAGTATCACAATGTTTGTTTGTGGGATTCATGTACAATTTACACAGTTCTGGTGTATTTCCTTTTCCAAAAGCTCTCTTGCATCTCCCACCTGAGTCGGTGGCAGTGAGGATCTCCGTGTACAGCTTCATAATGCGGCTCCTCAGCGACCCGCTGCTCGCCTTGCTGCCCTCCTCCGCACTCTGCTCCAGAGTCGCCAACACTTCCTGAAAGTACGGCTCGATGTCTTGACCCATTTCCTgtcacacacgtgtacacacatccacacaggaagatcaacacacacagactaggTATTAATAGCGAAAGGTGACAGGTCagtagtgtgagtgtgtgtgtgtgtgtgtgtgtgtgtgtgtgtgtgtgtgcgcatcctGTGGAGGTGTTACTTTAGGATCAGCGCCAAGAGACGCTTCCACCTGGCAGCTAGAGCCCAGACAACAGTCCTCATTGAGGATCTTTCACATGACATGAGCTTGTAAGGGGCTCTGGGGCTCTTAAACTTTTTCATTCAAACTGACCAAGTTATTGCAGTCTCATGcaaaaccataaaaacaatgacatattGATATTACTCATCATGTGGGAACACACTATGAAAACCAGTTCATGACCTACTTTGGATCAAAGCAGTGTTGCATGTAAAAGGTTTATgtgtaatgtaaaataatgtcACTGGTAACATGGGAGTAAACAGTAAACTCGGTTTTAGAAagataaacataataaaaatgtcataattACACATATGTAATGCTCAGACTTGCCCAAACCTGCCGTGACGACAGGGAAACTGTGCATAAACCTTTCACACATAGCATGAGAAAGGTTTGCCACATAAAGGGTTTACCAACCAGGGTATATATAGAAGCCAGACACAACTGAGGTCAACCATCAAACCCCAAACAGGACACAGCAAATActaatatatgcatatatacatatataagtAGAAGACCATGACACGGAGAGTCATAAAATAGAGCAGAATAGATGAAAGTTAAACAGAGCTGAAGAGAAtacaacagaacagaggaacagagagcaagagaacaCAGGGAAGACATGAGAACAACCAAACAGTACGGCTGCAACtaaatcatcattttcattatcaaacaatcaatcaatcaatttatcttttttttttccaactgacaTCTGTCATATCTTAGTGATGACTTATGTGGCATATTAAAATTGCTTACTTAATGAGACgtgtttgatatttttgatatttgtaTTTGATAAAGGAGGAAAACAATTAACTGATTAAGAAAAATCTAATAAATTACTTTTCTGTTGATCTACTAATGGATTAATCATTTCAGCATGACCAGCATAGAGCAAACTGCTGTTTGAAGTGGATAGCTGAATAACAGCTGAAtagaaaacagagaggagcagcagctggactgACCTTGAGCGCCTGGGCCAGTTTGGGGCCGTGGCACTCCTCCTGTCCCAGAGCGGCCTGGATGGAGTGCTGGACCACCATGCGCATGTGATCCAAAGGACTGAGGAGTCCCCTGGAGGCCGACCGCGACACCATGATGTCACCCTGCAGGACGTCTCCCAAGGGACTGGAGAAGATGTCCGGgtcagcaaacacaaaaacccTGAGGAAATGTAGATGAGAGTCTTTACTGACACTGTTGATAGCCTTGTCACAAGTTTTATGTCTTTTAGCAGGTAAGAATTGGAGAGAACAGGCTTGTGACCAGTAGATCACCAGTTTGAATCCACCAGTTGGAAAATACGAATGAACGGTAACTGTATTTtggttgcacaaaaaaataaggGATGCATCAAGTACTGGTGCCAGTTCGAGGCTAAAATTGagtattgatataaaaaaatcaTGCAAGACTAATATCTGTTACCAAAAGCAGtaacatgtcagaaataaaagcaacCTGTGCTGGTTTTCTGCATTAGTCAACCTGTTTTATACTTGGTAATTGGTTggtagcattttaaaaaaaataatatcagtgCATCCCTCAAAAACtggttattttttcatttcccccACTTTTGCAATAGATAAACCAAATTTAGATTTTGTTTGTAGTTGATGTGCAATGACAAAGTTAACTCATGGCTCATAGGACTGCTGATGTGAATACTTTGGAAATCTTTAAAGCTGAGCCAGCAGGTCAAGCCCTCAGTTTCAGTGGTTTAACATTAGTGGTTTAACAAGCCTGTGACTAAATGCAGGAGAATGAGGAAATAAGTCTTTATGCACTGGTACCAAAGGCATCTACtcagcacacaaacatgtacgCAGCATTTACCTCTCTTGAAATGGGTAGTGCTCGTTTTTCAGGTTCTGCTCTGCAACAACCATCCTCTGATACATCAGCCCTGTGGATCAAATGGGTATTAAATAACAGGTTTTTCATACAGGGTATCAACATGCAGGATAGATCTACATACGTGAATCCGGTGAGAAAGAGTTCAAAGGAATTTTTTGCTATGGGTAACATCGTTAAGGCCAACACTGTCTTCACTGGATGAGTCATGTTTTGGTTGACATGTTTGAGGGATTCATCATGGCGGTGAATTATATCATTTTACCTTGACTCAACATCATTTCAACAACATTTAAGTCAGGGAACAGATACAGAATGTGTAGCGAGGCGGCTCTGAGCGAGATAAACACTATCAGAGAACACGCTCGTCTCCTGTATGAACCATGTTCAGTAAATAGTGGATGAACAAAATTTTGATATGTATTTTCTACTGAAGCTACTAGCAGATCTTCAGGATCAGGACCACACCTCAACCACACCTCTTCTGGCATTCCTGTAATAACCCTCTCCTACGCTTTTGTATTCTGCATCCCTCCATCCCAATTTCTCTTCTTCTGGcccttttcctcttctccttcttctgtgGGGTCCTAAAGGTCGTCCGTCGAGCCCAGGTGCTACGGTGGACTCCCTACCGAAGCTTCCCCACCCCACAGCTATCTGAAGAACTGCGATCAAATTCAAGCTTCAAACAATCATCATCTCATCAATGAATCATTTAAATGCTTTTTGTTGATGGTGTGGTCGTTGCCGGTGAATTTTCTGTTGGATTCTCACGATGAGACCGTATCTATTTAAAGTACCACTGTCAGCAGACTCTGAATTATTAATAATGTATAACTTGGTGATGACATGAGGCAGACAGATTATCAATGCTATAATTAGCAAGCGAAATAATTAGCAAGTGAAACAGCTGCTTCCATGTCACATAGTTGACCAAGTTAAACGTTTGTcaatttttacttttcatgcttttaatgcttttgaaggtgatgttttttttttcttttactgagCTCACACAATCAGcaaaaggggtgtgtgtgtgtgtgtgtgtgtgtgtgtatgtggttaaTCAAGGGAGTATTTCTGTTGCTTGAGTTGTGCTAGGCCACACCCACCATCACACTCCCTTGTGGTCAGCGGGTGTGAAGTGATGAAGCTTTCCACAAAAGTTTTGCCATGTTACGTGAACCAGTTTGGAAGTTATGCACCTTTCACGAAAGGGGCACGCCCCGTTTTAGCCAATCAGCATGATAAGTTAATCAGCTCCTCCATggctcatgaccaacctttccacaaaatctTGCTCCTTTTGTGACAGGCCACACTCACTGTCATGGTCCATTTTGAACATTCGACGTAATCAGGTCTCCCTTGCACCATGACCGACCTTTCCACAAAACTTTTCAATGTTATGTGAATTATATACAGATTTGTGGCAGTTTGTGCCTTTTTGTGATCGGTGATGAATACTGTcaacttttgaccaatcagcatgaaaagttcATGACCTCCTCCTTGgctcaaacaggaaaacaaacaaaaaacggaaAGGAGCAAAGACATCATCCCCACCCAACACTGTTGGCGGAGGTAATTAGGAGCTTGGCAACTAAGTGAGTGACACTGATGATATTTCAGTGAAATAATCTCCTCAGGAACAGGAAGGTTATTCAAAAGTGGAGAAGCCCTTATGACGAATCTGTATTTGGTTCTTGCCGTTAACCCAGATTACAGTATATGCACCGTAATACCTGGAATGGAGCGCTCAGTCTTCATCTGTCTGGTGTAGCTGAGGCCTACCACGCAGTAAGGATGGGGAAAAGTCAGAAGTCGCTTACAGAAGTCATACACCCGCTTATACAGCTCATCTGGAATGTAGGTTGTCTGGAATATCAGCAAaccaacacagaaaacacacacaggtcagaaaCAGTCAAGGCCTTACCGCTAAACACATGGGGGAAAGTACCACATACCCTTTCTAACAGTGGGTGACTGGTGTAAATGCCACTACTGTCTGtcaaatatgaggaaaaaaaatggtaaataaCATTATTTCCTGGATGAGATAAAGTAATTGTTTCAGGGATCATGGATCTAGTTCCTTGATATGGCATGTTCCTGGCACAGAGTTGGTGAACTCCTCAATTCTGTGGCGATGATTACAGTGACGGTGCagaaagaaatgcaaaacatCTCTAAATGTCTCATGAGAAAAAGCCTGgctaaatttatgacttttagTACTCTTACCTTTATTACTAATTATTACATGCTTGACTGCTTTTAGAGATTTATTTTACACAGCAGCTGTTGTGCATTTCTGGTATcagtaaattaaaattattattttttttttttcccaagaagCACTTGAACTGAAGAGCTGATTTGGCAGCAAAGGCTCTTAAACTTTACAGCCAAATTTCAAGGACCGAGGGTGACTGGGACACACTGATGTCTGATTTGTAATGTGGTGTCCTACTTGAGGACGGGAGTGCAGCCCATGTTTTGTATTGCTCTAAAATTTAAGAAACTGGACATCATACCTGCATGATGGTATACATGAGTGTGTGGAGCAGAGGGATGATGTATTTGCGGCAGTCCAGTCGCTCCATCTGCAGAGGGAGCACACAGTACTTCAGGGTTCATGGTTATGATCTGAAACCACTCCAGCTCAACTAATGTGATTGACTGGTTGACcatgaaaaatcaaacaaactttTGCACATTCCTAATGATCACACATGTTTGCAATTCTACGCTAAATGAATGGGGTTCAAGGATCTGAGCTTGATGAAACTTACCTACAATGCACAGCGCTATGCACTCATGCCTTGcaagttaaataataataaaaaaaaacagttatttcattttgacatgactGCAATGCCACAGACGTACCTTCTCCAGCTCCTTGATCACCACCCTCACCAGAGCCAAGCTGTTGGCAGGGTTGTTATGAACCTTCTTATGAAGCGTCCACCTCAgcatgcctacacacacacacacacacactattaatACACGCAACATTTCCACAGCGCTAAGCACAAAACAAGCTAACTAAAGTGTCACACTTTCCTCCATTACAGTTTTAATCCACAATTTGGTTAATGACTAATAGCTGAATGGCGCTCTCAAACTGCTGACGC of Myripristis murdjan chromosome 1, fMyrMur1.1, whole genome shotgun sequence contains these proteins:
- the pik3r6 gene encoding phosphoinositide 3-kinase regulatory subunit 6, producing the protein MTNKTPWDSSSSLRSMEPTASCAPMVSESDLYRSVQAVLKEMDSQQPSACRSKGMLRWTLHKKVHNNPANSLALVRVVIKELEKMERLDCRKYIIPLLHTLMYTIMQTTYIPDELYKRVYDFCKRLLTFPHPYCVVGLSYTRQMKTERSIPGLMYQRMVVAEQNLKNEHYPFQERVFVFADPDIFSSPLGDVLQGDIMVSRSASRGLLSPLDHMRMVVQHSIQAALGQEECHGPKLAQALKEMGQDIEPYFQEVLATLEQSAEEGSKASSGSLRSRIMKLYTEILTATDSDPLSCGALCDSPLPNPEMSFHLWTEDQDIWRELAKCFRSSSVSDHFSVSQDQEDFDLCDLPSDLTPCDMPRLSVMSNDSGIERDLPPGGDSSPTSSLESSSMGSSGEHHKNEQDTMRLSRRGGIKMRPTAKDSMALMQETLEDHGSIGGGGVGNRGGGRGATLQRRAGSSGMQTPFKQQRCFTARIVAVGDDRVLGRLAKAFYFLRKREARRLFLTMKANLQFYYIPVCKDPTSISPAKENLYSSKEKLCTLGSYLGMVDPWYDCNINTLGSMIPELAKMQTNQKRQKEPFLSDVISYYVRTGRQPVYFTIYFVKISFLTKEPVEDVFLTHLEMEFPEFKQVSASLREKQKKNSGDLCGAVVSLNYKKVTLSGRDVEKGLSLRTTGAQISAIPSNETEDLNCLTLTLNESQTKNKNMESKIRTTNVKIRTLERRSFTVTLDRDSRRTFKGVQSIEISPCLDPGYCVQKTVRSKFNLGEEKDAGLSKYMNKGLPLPINTFAGIIN